One genomic window of Nicotiana sylvestris chromosome 10, ASM39365v2, whole genome shotgun sequence includes the following:
- the LOC138880360 gene encoding uncharacterized protein yields the protein MFYAYGSSIAGWNHCRPVIAIDATFLKSKYRGVLMISVSKDANNQIFPLAFGIAESENNNSYEWYFSQLRNAIGSRENLIFLSDRHQAIANGIVKVYPESHHGICIYHLEQNLKRRKVKSEVIKLFQSAARVYKRKEFDIYMSDIANVDKKTYDYLMEEPPERWARSCSPQRRYDMLTTNIVESMNSVLLEARELPILRMMDFIQVKLQHWFYERRNKAEGTFYDVSCWVEEELKNRIDLAFTLNVFPVDSWRSRVEEEGITFLVDLNKRTCDCFQFQLDELPCIHAIAAIEKRNIKKSDFCSHWYLKESWLKTYERQIHPVGHTDSWIVPESVKSQIVKPPDFKVPPGRRQKKRHIPATEPSKITFKCGRCRRIGHNRTACIYSPALHPFSRKHREE from the exons atgttttacGCATATGGATCATCGATAGCTGGTTGGAATCATTGTAGACCAGTGATTGCTATTGATGCGACTTTTTTGAAGTCAAAATATCGTGGTGTTTTAATGATTTCAGTTTCAAAAGATGCAAATAACCAAATTTTCCCATTAGCCTTTGGAATAGCAGAATCTGAAAACAACAATTCCTATGAGTGGTACTTTAGTCAGCTTCGCAATGCAATTGGGAGCCGTgagaatttgatttttttatcaGACAGGCATCAAGCTATTGCAAATGGCATTGTAAAGGTATATCCTGAAAGCCATCATGGGATTTGCATCTATCATTTGGAGCAGAACCTAAAGCGAAGAAAGGTGAAAAGTGAGGTCATAAAACTTTTCCAAAGTGCTGCAAGAGTATACAAGCGTAAAGAATTTGACATATACATGTCAGAtattgcaaatgtagataagaaaACTTATGACTACTTGATGGAAGAACCACCGGAAAGATGGGCACGTTCTTGTAGTCCACAACGAAGATATGACATGCTCACAACAAATATAGTTGAGTCGATGAATTCAGTGCTATTAGAAGCAAGGGAGCTGCCTATACTAAGAATGATGGATTTCATTCAAGTGAAGCTACAACATTGGTtttatgaaagaagaaataaagcaGAAGGAACATTTTATGATGTTTCTTGTTGGGTAGAGGAGGAATTGAAGAACAGAATAGATTTAGCATTTACTTTGAAC GTCTTCCCTGTTGATTCATGGCgttctagagttgaagaagaaggaataaCTTTCTTGGTGGACTTAAACAAAAGAACATGTGATTGTTTTCAATTTCAACTTGATGAATTACCATGCATACATGCAATTGCAGCTATCGAGAAGAGAAACATCAAGAAGTCTGACTTTTGTTCGCACTGGTACTTAAAGGAATCTTGGCTGAAAACATATGAAAGACAAATACATCCTGTAGGACATACTGATTCATGGATTGTACCAGAGAGTGTTAAGTCACAAATTGTTAAACCTCCAGATTTCAAAGTGCCACCAGGTAGAAGGCAAAAGAAAAGGCATATTCCTGCTACCGAGccatcaaaaataacattcaaATGTGGTCGTTGCAGAAGAATTGGTCATAATAGAACAGCTTGTATATATTCTCCGGCACTCCATCCATTTTCAAGAAAGCATAGAGAAGAGTAG
- the LOC138879664 gene encoding uncharacterized protein — protein MALVYKDFSEDASDEFWCAGDNQLFLTPYVWGDSRRCGIAWTEVYKIFFPCRLPSEDDEAVTHFLLGVLDLNQKKIDVYDSIYSEPYEAGMNYMQMYARMIPHLLKFSQFDKNHKSFGNVFNKFDIQWQRSPHQTGSTDCGAFLIKFVELLMIGKDVQQFQPEDIKDFRKELAANLWAHGEWKRNSGYDTPPENVGDDYESENETFCPKEL, from the exons ATGGCACTTGTGTATAAAGATTTCAGTGAAGATGCTAGTGATGAGTTTTGGTGTGCTGGTGATAATCAGTTATTTCTGACACCATATGTGTGGGGGGACAGCCGTAGATGTGGAATTGCATGGACTGAGGTTTACAAAATCTTTTTTCCATGTCGGCTTCCTTCAGAAGATGATGAAGCTGTGACACACTTTTTGTTGGGAGTATTGGACTTGAATCAAAAAAAGATTGATGTATATGATTCCATATACAGTGAGCCATATGAAGCAGGAATGAACTACATGCAAATGTATGCACGCATGATCCCCCATTTGCTAAAGTTCTCACAGTTTGACAAAAATCACAAGTCTTTTGGGAATGTCTTCAACAAATTTGATATACAGTGGCAAAGATCACCACACCAAACTGGATC GACTGATTGTGGTGCATTCCTGATCAAATTTGTCGAGTTGCTGATGATTGGAAAGGACGTGCAGCAATTCCAACCCGAAGACATAAAAGACTTTCGAAAAGAACTTGCTGCAAATCTTTGGGCACATGGTGAATGGAAAAGAAATTCTGGTTATGATACTCCACCAGAAAATGTTGGTGATGATTATGAGAGTGAAAATGAAACATTCTGTCCAAAGGAGTTGTAA
- the LOC138879665 gene encoding uncharacterized protein: MNMFGKADQMNTDRESSVPIRKYGVDDHCRATERTGIFNQDAGGVERDYMDVHAEGQYEREFRDAHLDDETENVTDIGKAASEEAGVQYQEKTGLQSQDIGRSEIGSKSIDATCDDDDVAGMILDIANESCQQASKDHGEQLQDKENVELQEKENVARNILAELSLEKTQEVSPAEENKEDTNDDNLNQYTRKRKRDSIGYDGSSFSLLTPTPPSIQMEIDATLTMEGEGNVEEELVRGKRNKKLSWQLKSPFDKEGKAGTN, encoded by the exons ATGAACATGTTTGGGAAAGCTGATCAGATGAACACAGATAGAGAATCTAGTGTTCCAATTAGAAAATATGGAGTTGATGATCATTGTCGTGCTACTGAGCGTACTGGCATATTCAACCAAGATGCAGGTGGTGTTGAACGTGATTATATGGATGTGCATGCAGAGGGTCAGTATGAAAGAGAATTTAGAGATGCACATCTAGATGATGAAACTGAAAATGTTACTGATATTGGGAAAG CAGCAAGCGAAGAAGCTGGAGTGCAGTATCAAGAGAAAACTGGACTACAATCTCAAGACATAGGCAGAAGTGAGATTGGTTCCAAATCTATAGATGCAAcatgtgatgatgatgatgtagcTGGAATGATCTTGGATATTGCAAATG AATCTTGTCAACAAGCATCTAAAGATCATGGTGAACAACTGCAAGATAAAGAAAATGTGGaattgcaagaaaaagaaaatgttgcACGCAATATTTTAGCTGAGTTGTCTCTTGAAAAAACACAAGAAG tgtcgcCAGCAGAGGAAAACAAAGAGGACACCAATGATGACAATCTTAACCAATAtacaaggaaaagaaagagagacaGTATTGGTTATGATGGTTCGTCATTTTCTCTTCTTACTCCTACTCCTCCAAGTATACAAATGGAAATTGATGCGACTTTGACTATGGAGGGTGAAGGAAATGTTGAAGAAGAACTTGTTCGAGGTAAAaggaacaagaagttaagctggcAGTTGAAATCTCCTTTTGATAAGGAAGGAAAAGCA gggACAAATTGA
- the LOC138879666 gene encoding uncharacterized protein, translating to MISHERWSCRWWSWNGAVGAGARTGAVCGGARTRAVGGGDRTGAVEEHEWEIMTDVIMEDDHFFDFDDWRNFLVYWKGDFQYKETIKSFLSNSQWKKLRENIFGNFFRLQSVKFSGKLMHCVLLSKIVSNEPDSMTFKVFDRDIKFTRDAFHIITGLKSYSSLDMKGLNEKENRLLRVYFPGKDKIELADLYSFISSRPHGTTSSFAGSDDDALKLATLYFVESVLMGKRKNRNVSEQIMKIVDDDALCASFNWGSLAYETLLKSLKSCLKSNENDVKKEKEKEKDIDSYTLVGFPFAFCVWIMEVLPIFQEKQFVNFKEVGYPRMLCYSEMKSPQFDALCRKYFHNKKVFKLIEVSPFIPVEEEDTQPLCVEEPVSQDQGSRSSSTQFDEGVLKEIVRVCVSAFE from the exons ATGATAAGTCATGAACGGTGGAGCTGTAGATGGTGGAGCTGGAATGGAGCTGTAGGTGCTGGAGCTAGAACTGGAGCTGTATGTGGTGGAGCTAGAACTAGAGCTGTAGGTGGTGGAGATAGAACTGGAGCTGTGGAGGAACATGAATGGGAAATAATGACTGA tGTTATAATGGAAGACgatcatttttttgattttgacgaTTGGCGTAATTTTCTGGTATATTGGAAAGGAGATTTTCAATATAAGGAAACAATTAAAAGTTTTCTGTCGAATAGCCAATGGAAGAAATtgagggaaaatatttttggcaACTTCTTTAGATTACAAAGTGTGAAGTTCTCGGGTAAACTTATGCACTGTGTATTGCtttctaaaattgttagtaatgAACCTGATTCGATGACCTTCAAGGTATTTGACCGCGATATTAAGTTTACTCGTGATGCATTCCATATTATTACTGGTTTGAAGTCTTATTCGTCGCTTGACATGAAAGGTTTAAATGAGAAAGAGAATAGGCTTTTAAGAGTCTATTTCCCTGGAAAGGACAAAATTGAGTTGGCTGATTTGTATAGTTTTATTTCTAGTCGCCCACATGGTACAACTTCATCATTTGCTGGCAGTGATGATGATGCTTTGAAGTTGGCAACACTCTATTTTGTTGAGTCGGTTTTGATGGGCAAGAGGAAAAATAGGAATGTGTCGGAGCAAATAATGAAAATTGTTGACGATGATGCACTTTGCGCTTCCTTCAACTGGGGCTCTCTTGCTTATGAAACGCTATTAAAATCATTGAAGAGTTGCTTGAAATCAAATGAGAATGATgtgaagaaggagaaagagaaagaaaaagatattGATAGCTACACTTTAGTTGGCTTTCCTTTTGCGTTTTGTGTCTGGATTATGGAAGTACTTCCTATTTTCCAAGAGAAACAATTTGTGAACTTCAAAGAAGTTGGTTATCCTCGAATGTTATGTTATTCTGAAATGAAGTCTCCACAATTTGATGCTCTTTGTAGAAAATATTTCCATAATAAAAAA GTGTTTAAGTTGATTGAGGTGTCACCCTTTATTCCCGTGGAAGAAGAAGATACACAGCCTCTTTGTGTGGAGGAGCCAGTTTCACAAGATCAAGGCTCAAGGTCTTCTTCCACACAATTTGACGAAGGCGTACTTAAGGAAATTGTTAGAGTATGTGTTTCTGCCTTTGAATAG
- the LOC138879668 gene encoding uncharacterized mitochondrial protein AtMg00240-like: MCWTFLRRHGCRPVNTPTDPNSKLLSGQKESLSDPARYRRLIGKLNYPILTRLEISFPVTIVSQFMDSPCDTHRNAVVHILWYIKSALDKGSLFEDRSHEQIVRYLDVAWARSPSDRCYASRYCVLLGVFTAFPTAIFNENAQIQCFLVTIMLNGRRKSFSL; encoded by the exons ATGTGTTGGACATTCTTGAGGAGACATGGTTGTAGACCTGTTAATACTCCTAcggatccgaattctaaacttctgtcagGACAGAAAGAGTCTCTTAGTGATCCTGCAAGATATAGGCGACtgattggtaaattaaattacccCATACTGACTAGACTTGAAATTTCCTTTCCTGTGACTATTgtgagtcagtttatggattctcctTGTGATACTCATAGGAATGCAGTTGTCCACATTCTTTGGTATATAAAATCAGCTCTAGACAAAGGATCATTGTTTGAGGATCGAAGCCATGAGCAGATAGTTAGGTACTTAGATGTTGCTTGGGCaagatcaccttctgatagatgTTATGCGTCTAGATATTGTGTTTTATTAGGAG TCTTTACCGCTTTTCCTACCGCTATTTTTAATGAGAATGCTCAAATCCAATGCTTTCTGGTGACAATTATGCTGAATGGAAGGAGAAAGTCTTTCTCACTTTAG